The following coding sequences lie in one Alloacidobacterium dinghuense genomic window:
- the lpxB gene encoding lipid-A-disaccharide synthase, with the protein MAPASDQPKIFISTGEASGEHYAAQLIPAIRKLAPNAEFFGLGGQRMEALGFRRIVRAEDVAVMGITEIIQHIPRIYGEYRKLKVSIAKERPDAAILIDFPDVNLSLARTLHKLGVPVIYFVSPQLWAWKKYRIHKVRRFVDRMLVIFPFEQSFYREHGVNARFVGHPLAEVPLPSISRKDFADQYSLDPSKSWVGLLPGSRFKEVRLNLPEMIEAASQLQEPLEFLVPLAPTLTPEHVAHVRTMLPADGLPAGGPRITLVEDARATLHHARASVVASGTATVEAALIGNPFIVVYRVSQLTYSVAKRVVKVPHVAMVNLIAGREVVPELIQSDFTAGNVASHLQNLLHNERARAKMHADLAQVSATLHADKSPIEQVASITVELMGPAR; encoded by the coding sequence ATGGCTCCAGCCTCCGATCAGCCCAAAATCTTCATCTCTACAGGCGAAGCCAGCGGAGAACATTACGCCGCACAGCTCATCCCGGCAATCCGCAAGCTGGCCCCGAACGCCGAATTCTTCGGTCTTGGAGGCCAGCGCATGGAAGCGCTGGGCTTCCGCCGCATCGTCCGCGCCGAAGATGTCGCGGTCATGGGGATCACCGAAATCATCCAGCACATTCCGCGAATCTACGGCGAATATCGCAAGCTCAAGGTCAGCATTGCGAAGGAGCGGCCCGACGCCGCGATTCTGATCGACTTCCCCGACGTGAATCTCTCGCTTGCCCGCACCCTGCACAAGCTCGGCGTCCCGGTCATCTATTTCGTCAGCCCGCAGCTCTGGGCGTGGAAGAAGTACCGCATCCACAAGGTAAGACGCTTCGTGGACCGGATGCTCGTCATCTTCCCCTTCGAACAGTCGTTTTACCGCGAGCATGGGGTCAACGCTAGGTTTGTCGGCCACCCGCTTGCCGAAGTGCCCCTGCCTTCCATCTCACGAAAAGACTTTGCTGACCAATACAGTCTCGACCCGTCCAAATCATGGGTGGGTCTGCTGCCTGGCAGCCGCTTCAAGGAGGTTCGCCTCAACCTTCCGGAAATGATCGAAGCCGCCAGTCAACTGCAGGAACCACTCGAATTCCTCGTACCGCTCGCCCCCACGCTGACGCCGGAACATGTCGCCCACGTCCGCACTATGCTTCCCGCCGACGGGCTGCCCGCCGGCGGCCCACGCATCACGCTGGTCGAAGATGCCCGCGCCACGCTGCATCATGCGCGCGCCAGTGTCGTGGCCAGCGGCACGGCCACAGTCGAGGCCGCTCTCATCGGCAATCCCTTCATCGTCGTCTACCGTGTTTCTCAGTTGACGTATTCTGTTGCCAAGCGGGTTGTGAAGGTCCCGCATGTGGCTATGGTCAATCTCATTGCCGGACGCGAAGTGGTTCCAGAACTGATCCAGAGTGACTTTACGGCGGGAAACGTCGCCTCACACTTGCAGAACTTGCTGCACAATGAACGGGCCCGCGCCAAAATGCATGCGGATCTGGCACAGGTGAGCGCAACTCTGCATGCGGATAAGAGTCCCATTGAGCAAGTGGCCAGCATCACAGTAGAGTTAATGGGTCCAGCACGATGA